The following are encoded together in the Poseidonibacter lekithochrous genome:
- the tig gene encoding trigger factor: protein MEFNAQRVDEANAVISASIAKETIESNLDKVAKQAAKTMDIQGFRKGKVPVAVVKQRYADKLTEDAEGEALRAILADGLKELNIANEDLIGEPSITKYDKKEDGSVEVEVKVATKPNVDLGDYKALIPAVEEKTVSEDEVNAKLEEMAGQSAPLVKITRKRMVRDQDHAVIDFEGFVDGVAFEGGKAEKYPLHVGSGSFIPGFEEQVIGMKYEESKDITVTFPEEYQSKDLAGKEAVFKVTLHEIQEKAAAELTDEFAQKMLPQEENVTIDTLKEKITEQIKNEVKAKYYREELKPEYLNTLVEKLQFALPSSVVDQEVNHALNNKVRTMSEDEIKVLQEDAAKVEEIREELKAEAESSVKATFIVDALAKAEEVEVSDQEVTQVLYFEAMQMGQNPQDVLKQYEEAGYLPAIKMSMIEERVISKLLDEKLGN, encoded by the coding sequence ATGGAATTTAACGCACAAAGAGTTGACGAAGCAAACGCTGTAATTTCTGCATCAATTGCTAAGGAAACTATCGAAAGTAACTTAGACAAAGTAGCGAAACAAGCTGCTAAAACTATGGATATCCAAGGTTTTAGAAAAGGTAAGGTTCCTGTTGCTGTTGTTAAGCAAAGATATGCTGATAAGTTAACTGAAGATGCTGAAGGTGAAGCATTAAGAGCTATTTTAGCAGATGGTTTAAAAGAATTAAACATTGCTAATGAAGACTTAATTGGTGAGCCATCAATTACTAAATATGACAAAAAAGAAGACGGTTCTGTTGAAGTTGAAGTAAAAGTTGCAACTAAACCAAATGTTGACTTAGGAGATTACAAAGCATTAATCCCTGCTGTTGAAGAAAAAACAGTTTCTGAAGACGAAGTTAACGCTAAGTTAGAAGAAATGGCTGGACAATCTGCACCATTAGTAAAAATTACTAGAAAAAGAATGGTTAGAGATCAAGATCACGCGGTAATCGATTTCGAAGGTTTCGTTGATGGTGTTGCATTTGAAGGTGGAAAAGCTGAGAAGTATCCATTACATGTAGGTTCTGGTTCATTTATCCCAGGATTTGAAGAGCAAGTAATTGGTATGAAATATGAAGAATCTAAAGATATCACTGTTACTTTCCCAGAAGAGTACCAATCAAAAGATTTAGCTGGTAAAGAAGCTGTATTTAAAGTAACTTTACATGAAATTCAAGAAAAAGCTGCTGCTGAATTAACTGACGAATTCGCACAAAAAATGCTTCCTCAAGAAGAAAATGTAACTATTGATACATTAAAAGAAAAAATTACTGAGCAAATCAAAAACGAAGTTAAAGCTAAATACTACAGAGAAGAATTAAAACCTGAGTACTTAAACACTTTAGTTGAAAAATTACAATTTGCATTACCATCTTCAGTAGTTGATCAAGAAGTTAACCACGCGTTAAACAACAAAGTAAGAACTATGAGCGAAGACGAAATCAAAGTATTACAAGAAGATGCTGCTAAAGTTGAAGAAATTAGAGAAGAATTAAAAGCTGAAGCTGAATCTTCTGTAAAAGCTACATTCATCGTAGATGCATTAGCTAAAGCTGAAGAAGTTGAAGTTTCTGATCAAGAAGTTACTCAAGTATTATACTTCGAAGCAATGCAAATGGGACAAAATCCTCAAGACGTATTAAAACAATACGAAGAAGCAGGATATTTACCAGCTATTAAAATGTCAATGATTGAAGAGAGAGTTATCTCTAAATTATTAGACGAAAAATTAGGTAACTAA
- a CDS encoding PAS domain-containing protein — protein sequence MAAGQETVLDDYAFLVSETDSKGIIKFANNDFCNIAEFTLDELLDQPHSMVRHKDMPRKAFKSLWDTVQKGQIWTGYVKNATKSGGYYWVYATVYPFESCDGSQGFMSCRRKASKQEIAAAEDLYRQWNKEEGR from the coding sequence ATGGCAGCAGGACAAGAAACAGTATTAGATGATTATGCTTTTTTAGTTAGTGAGACTGATTCTAAAGGTATTATCAAATTCGCAAATAATGACTTTTGTAACATCGCAGAATTTACTTTAGATGAATTACTAGATCAACCTCATAGTATGGTTAGACATAAAGATATGCCAAGAAAGGCCTTTAAATCTTTATGGGATACAGTACAAAAAGGTCAAATTTGGACAGGTTACGTTAAAAATGCCACTAAAAGTGGTGGATACTACTGGGTATATGCAACTGTATATCCATTTGAATCTTGTGATGGTTCTCAAGGATTTATGTCTTGTAGAAGAAAAGCAAGTAAACAAGAAATTGCAGCAGCAGAAGATCTGTATCGGCAATGGAACAAAGAAGAAGGTAGATAG
- the def gene encoding peptide deformylase — translation MIREVITYPNKLLRTKSEDVMEFNEELHTLLDDMYETMVDQSGVGLAAIQVSIPLNILIISIPDENDVQNKEELIEAINPVITHKDGEQVFTEGCLSVPGFHEDVKRAQHIIVEYFNRNGEKQTMECEDFLAVAWQHEMEHLEGHLFIENLSFLKRKKFEKEWKRRLKDKKK, via the coding sequence ATGATTAGAGAAGTTATTACTTATCCAAATAAATTACTTCGAACAAAGTCAGAAGATGTAATGGAGTTCAATGAAGAACTTCATACTCTTCTTGATGATATGTATGAAACAATGGTTGATCAAAGTGGAGTAGGTCTTGCTGCTATTCAAGTATCAATTCCTTTAAACATATTAATCATAAGTATTCCTGATGAAAATGACGTTCAAAATAAAGAAGAGTTAATTGAGGCAATTAATCCTGTAATTACTCACAAAGATGGCGAACAAGTTTTTACTGAAGGGTGTTTAAGTGTTCCTGGTTTTCACGAAGATGTTAAAAGAGCTCAACATATTATTGTTGAATATTTTAATAGAAATGGTGAAAAACAAACTATGGAATGTGAAGACTTTTTAGCAGTTGCTTGGCAACATGAGATGGAACATTTAGAAGGTCATTTATTTATTGAAAACCTATCTTTTTTAAAGAGAAAAAAATTTGAAAAAGAGTGGAAAAGAAGATTAAAAGATAAAAAGAAGTAG
- the ppk2 gene encoding polyphosphate kinase 2: MNLSDFEKTNYSGLYISKASHPIFGKKYIARFQFERKRYVKVLGYTKKDNLTKKSALDLMNIFKESIVVKKEEEISKQVSINTDSPNNEALAKIIEENEQLIEILGDYKKLDPQVLNEGIQKIYDLEELKKYQIELIKLQNFLESQNKRMIIIFEGRDASGKGGAIRRITRYMNNKHYRIVALGKPTDTQKNQWFFQRYIEHFPTGGEIVLFDRSWYNRAMVEPIFGFCTQEEHEIFMEDVVNFEQDLVRQGMILIKLYFSVSKEEQKRRFDRRIEDPLRQWKFSEVDMQAQDLWDEFSEKKYEMLRRTTSRSAPWHIVRSDDKHKARLEAMKVILNSVDYDGRNYSLDYEPNEEVNISVQRELLQMRKSKNY; this comes from the coding sequence ATGAATTTAAGCGATTTTGAAAAGACGAATTACAGTGGATTATATATCTCAAAAGCATCACATCCAATATTTGGTAAAAAATATATCGCAAGATTTCAGTTTGAGAGAAAACGATATGTTAAAGTATTAGGATATACAAAAAAAGATAACCTTACTAAAAAATCAGCATTAGACTTAATGAATATTTTTAAAGAATCAATAGTTGTAAAAAAAGAAGAGGAAATATCAAAACAAGTGTCAATTAATACAGATAGCCCAAATAATGAAGCATTAGCAAAAATAATTGAAGAGAATGAACAGTTAATTGAAATTCTTGGAGATTACAAAAAACTTGATCCTCAGGTTTTAAATGAAGGTATTCAAAAGATTTATGATTTAGAAGAACTAAAAAAATATCAAATTGAATTAATTAAACTTCAAAATTTCCTTGAGTCACAAAACAAAAGAATGATTATTATTTTTGAAGGAAGAGATGCTTCTGGAAAAGGTGGTGCTATTAGACGAATCACTAGATATATGAATAATAAGCATTACAGAATAGTAGCTCTTGGTAAACCAACAGATACTCAAAAAAATCAATGGTTCTTCCAAAGATATATTGAACATTTCCCTACTGGTGGAGAAATTGTACTATTTGATAGATCTTGGTATAACAGAGCAATGGTTGAACCAATTTTTGGATTCTGTACACAAGAAGAACATGAAATCTTTATGGAAGATGTTGTTAATTTTGAGCAAGATTTAGTAAGACAAGGAATGATTCTAATCAAACTTTATTTCTCTGTATCAAAAGAAGAACAAAAAAGAAGATTTGATAGAAGAATTGAAGATCCATTAAGACAATGGAAATTCTCAGAAGTAGATATGCAAGCACAAGATTTATGGGATGAATTCTCAGAGAAAAAATACGAAATGCTTAGACGTACGACTTCAAGATCAGCACCTTGGCATATTGTAAGATCTGATGATAAACATAAAGCAAGACTTGAAGCTATGAAAGTGATTTTAAATTCTGTTGATTATGATGGAAGAAATTATTCACTTGATTATGAACCAAATGAAGAAGTAAACATCTCTGTTCAAAGAGAGTTACTTCAAATGAGAAAATCTAAAAACTACTAA
- a CDS encoding YifB family Mg chelatase-like AAA ATPase, translating to MKYIKSASLDSLDALCVNVEATFTKGLPSFTIVGLISTSISESKERVKSALLTNDFKFPPLKIIVNLSPSEIKKKGSHFDLSIALLICLYNEKNINLEDYYIFGELGLDGKIKDTSSIFPIVLSLAKQKEINSILVCENTAKKISKIPNLKIYVIKDISSAIDFFKSDDKEKYRFKKDEMTFDKITIKNEEFYFDNKYDEDFSDIFGQDIPKFAALVSAAGNHNLLMEGSPGCGKSMIAKRLKYIMPPMSLDEILEKAKLQALDYKEVDFIPQRSYRAPHNSSTKSSIFGGGSSNAKIGEIALSNNGILFFDELPHFSKSVLEALREPLEDNKILISRVNTKTTYDTKFTFISAMNPCPCGNLLSTVKECRCNEMEIQRYKNRLSEPFLDRIDLYVVMNDSFKDNKNKVSSKELHESVIKAFIVQKERGQIELNGKLSDKEIKKYCVLDDTSSELLEKAIVNYQLSFRSINKVLKVARTIADLNGNEKIEKTDLLKSLNFRRR from the coding sequence ATGAAATATATAAAATCAGCGTCATTAGATTCTTTAGATGCTTTATGTGTCAATGTTGAAGCTACATTTACAAAAGGTTTGCCATCGTTTACAATTGTTGGTTTGATTTCAACAAGTATTAGTGAGTCGAAGGAGAGAGTAAAGTCAGCATTATTAACAAATGATTTTAAGTTTCCTCCTTTGAAAATAATTGTAAATCTTTCCCCTTCTGAAATAAAAAAGAAAGGTTCCCATTTTGACTTATCAATTGCTTTGCTTATTTGTTTATACAATGAAAAAAATATTAATCTAGAAGATTATTATATTTTTGGTGAATTAGGATTAGATGGAAAAATTAAAGATACATCATCTATTTTTCCCATTGTTTTATCCCTAGCAAAACAAAAGGAAATTAATTCTATTTTAGTATGTGAAAACACTGCAAAAAAAATATCAAAAATACCTAATCTTAAAATATATGTAATAAAAGATATTTCTTCCGCAATTGATTTTTTTAAGTCAGATGATAAAGAAAAATATAGATTTAAAAAAGATGAAATGACCTTTGATAAAATCACTATCAAAAATGAAGAATTTTACTTTGATAATAAATATGATGAAGATTTCTCAGATATCTTTGGTCAAGATATTCCAAAGTTTGCAGCCTTAGTTAGTGCTGCAGGAAACCATAATTTGCTTATGGAAGGAAGTCCTGGCTGTGGAAAATCAATGATTGCTAAAAGATTGAAATATATAATGCCTCCAATGAGTTTGGATGAAATACTAGAAAAAGCTAAACTTCAAGCTTTAGATTATAAAGAAGTTGATTTTATTCCACAAAGAAGTTATAGAGCACCTCATAATAGTAGTACTAAGTCTTCAATATTTGGAGGAGGAAGTTCAAATGCTAAAATAGGTGAGATTGCATTATCAAATAATGGAATTCTATTCTTTGATGAATTGCCTCACTTTTCAAAATCTGTTCTTGAGGCTTTACGTGAACCTTTAGAAGATAATAAAATTTTAATATCAAGAGTAAATACAAAAACTACCTATGACACAAAGTTCACTTTTATATCTGCAATGAATCCATGTCCTTGTGGAAATTTACTTTCAACTGTAAAAGAGTGTAGATGTAATGAAATGGAAATTCAAAGATATAAAAATAGGCTTTCTGAACCATTTTTAGATCGTATTGATTTATATGTAGTTATGAATGATAGTTTTAAAGACAATAAAAATAAAGTTAGCTCAAAAGAGTTACATGAGAGTGTAATAAAAGCTTTTATTGTTCAAAAAGAAAGAGGACAAATAGAGTTAAATGGAAAATTAAGTGATAAAGAGATTAAAAAATATTGTGTATTGGATGATACATCTTCAGAATTATTAGAAAAAGCAATTGTAAATTATCAATTATCTTTTAGAAGTATAAACAAAGTTTTAAAAGTTGCAAGGACAATTGCTGATTTAAATGGTAATGAAAAAATAGAAAAAACAGACCTACTAAAAAGCCTAAATTTTAGAAGAAGATAA
- a CDS encoding vWA domain-containing protein, whose amino-acid sequence MSFIYTNVLFLMLIPALLLMFLLISKRNNFEQYFSKEALDKLSVSNQYFSKKARNITLFISLIFMIIALARPVTNEKEQRVKQELNTLLVAIDVSKSMLATDLYPNRLDFATKKLLSIIENSKDTAIAVILFAKSSFILSPLTEDFHSLKILVENLDTGANFDNGTNIYSTLEVTNKLLKNSANKNLLLLTDGGDKKDFEKEIDFAKENKINVYTIALASKEGSAIKLQDGNFLTNKNGDIVTLSVNENIKKLALSTNGGYINYSINNSDINAILNDILKTSKKENIQSKKYKTYTELFYYPLAIGIFLLLLAFSSLPKIRFSRNKSNSLFLVLFVSLFLTNDTYASIFDFQTIEQANADYKAKEYQNATKEYSKLSSSKEQQYNLANSLYKENKYKEAIEKYKNIKSEDRNLNFNKLHNIGNAYAKSNDLQNAKKSYEEALKIKNDKQTQENLDTVNKALEKKEKKKKDQKGQKKNKEKKQEKKKKEDKKQEKSNDSKENKKNKKENKKKDAEKKEHKEKKKSDQKINKKEMSDKEENRWLKQLEKKKANSLLKKIESSQEDDSINPW is encoded by the coding sequence TTGAGTTTTATCTATACAAATGTACTTTTTTTAATGCTAATTCCAGCATTATTGCTAATGTTTTTACTAATAAGTAAAAGAAACAATTTTGAACAATATTTTTCAAAAGAAGCATTAGATAAGTTATCAGTTTCTAATCAATATTTTTCAAAGAAAGCTAGAAATATTACACTTTTTATTTCACTTATATTCATGATAATTGCACTGGCTCGTCCAGTTACAAATGAAAAAGAGCAAAGAGTTAAACAAGAACTTAATACATTACTTGTTGCAATTGATGTTTCAAAATCTATGCTTGCTACTGATTTGTATCCAAATAGATTAGATTTTGCTACAAAAAAGTTATTAAGTATAATTGAGAATTCAAAAGATACAGCTATTGCTGTAATACTATTTGCAAAGTCTTCATTTATTTTATCTCCATTAACAGAAGATTTTCATTCTTTAAAAATTCTAGTTGAGAATTTAGACACAGGTGCAAATTTTGATAATGGTACAAATATTTATTCAACTTTAGAAGTTACAAATAAATTGCTAAAAAATTCAGCAAATAAAAATCTACTATTACTTACAGATGGTGGTGATAAAAAAGATTTTGAAAAAGAAATAGATTTTGCAAAAGAAAATAAGATAAATGTCTATACTATAGCTCTTGCTTCAAAAGAAGGATCAGCAATAAAACTTCAAGATGGAAATTTTCTAACTAATAAAAATGGAGATATAGTTACTCTGTCTGTAAATGAAAATATAAAAAAGCTAGCTCTTAGTACTAATGGTGGTTATATAAATTATTCTATAAATAATAGTGATATAAATGCAATTTTAAATGATATATTAAAAACATCAAAAAAAGAGAATATTCAATCAAAGAAATATAAAACTTATACTGAACTATTTTATTATCCTTTGGCTATTGGCATATTTTTATTATTACTTGCATTTTCATCACTTCCAAAAATTAGATTCTCTAGGAATAAATCTAATAGTCTCTTTTTAGTTTTATTTGTCTCATTGTTTTTAACAAATGATACTTATGCTTCTATATTTGATTTTCAGACCATAGAGCAAGCTAATGCAGATTATAAAGCCAAAGAGTACCAAAATGCTACAAAAGAGTATTCAAAGCTCTCATCTTCAAAAGAACAACAATACAATCTCGCAAACTCTTTATACAAAGAAAATAAATATAAAGAAGCTATAGAGAAATATAAAAATATTAAAAGTGAAGATAGAAATCTAAACTTTAACAAATTACATAATATTGGAAATGCCTATGCAAAAAGTAATGACTTACAAAATGCAAAAAAATCTTATGAAGAAGCATTAAAAATAAAAAATGATAAACAAACACAAGAAAATCTTGACACAGTAAATAAAGCTTTAGAGAAAAAAGAAAAAAAGAAGAAAGATCAAAAAGGTCAAAAAAAGAATAAAGAAAAAAAACAAGAGAAAAAGAAAAAAGAAGATAAAAAACAAGAAAAATCTAATGACTCAAAAGAGAATAAAAAGAACAAAAAAGAAAACAAGAAAAAAGATGCAGAAAAAAAAGAGCATAAAGAAAAGAAAAAGTCTGATCAAAAAATAAATAAAAAAGAGATGTCAGATAAAGAAGAGAATAGATGGTTAAAACAATTAGAAAAAAAGAAAGCTAATTCTTTATTAAAAAAAATAGAATCATCGCAAGAAGATGATTCTATTAATCCATGGTAA
- the clpP gene encoding ATP-dependent Clp endopeptidase proteolytic subunit ClpP encodes MSYIPYVVEKSGRGERSYDIYSRLLKDRIIMLSGEINDQVASTVVAQLLFLEAEDPDKDIYLYINSPGGVITSGMSIYDTMNYIKPDVCTICIGQAASMGAFLLSSGVKGKRYSLPNSRIMIHQPLGGAQGQATDIQIQAKEIQRMKDGLNAMIAEQTGQDIETIEKDTDRDNFMSAQEACEYGLVDEVIEKHK; translated from the coding sequence ATGAGTTATATACCATACGTAGTTGAGAAAAGCGGAAGAGGCGAGAGAAGTTATGATATCTATTCTAGACTTTTAAAAGATAGAATTATCATGTTAAGTGGAGAAATCAATGATCAAGTTGCTTCTACTGTAGTTGCACAATTACTGTTCTTAGAAGCAGAAGATCCAGATAAAGATATCTACTTATACATCAACTCTCCAGGTGGAGTTATCACTAGTGGTATGTCTATTTATGACACTATGAATTATATTAAACCTGATGTTTGTACTATTTGTATAGGACAAGCAGCATCAATGGGTGCATTTTTATTATCTTCTGGAGTTAAAGGTAAGAGATATTCTCTTCCTAACTCTAGAATTATGATTCATCAACCATTAGGTGGAGCTCAAGGGCAAGCTACTGATATTCAAATTCAAGCTAAAGAGATTCAAAGAATGAAAGACGGTTTAAATGCTATGATTGCAGAACAAACTGGTCAAGATATTGAAACTATTGAAAAAGACACTGATAGAGATAACTTTATGAGTGCGCAAGAAGCTTGTGAATACGGTTTAGTTGATGAAGTTATCGAAAAGCACAAATAG
- the era gene encoding GTPase Era, producing the protein MTKCGYVSVVGRPNAGKSSLLNWLVGEKIAMVSHKANATRKRSNIIVMHEDDQIIFVDTPGIHETEKLINQFMLEEALKAMGDCDLILFLAPVTDKLTHYEDFLVKNKKNVKHVLLLTKIDNVSNEEVLAKMKEYEKFSDRYESVIPVSIKKATTHANILDSVVKHLPEHPYLFDPEIMTTEHLRDIFKEFIRESIFDNISDEIPYETDVLVNKVEEKPGVDVIKATIIVQKSTQKGMIIGKNASAIKRIGKDARLKIEKLTGRKCYLELFVSIKKGWTKNKQGLKDLGYDIEL; encoded by the coding sequence ATGACTAAATGTGGTTATGTATCTGTTGTAGGTCGACCAAATGCAGGGAAAAGTTCACTGCTTAACTGGCTTGTAGGTGAAAAAATTGCGATGGTATCACACAAGGCGAATGCAACAAGAAAAAGATCAAATATTATAGTTATGCATGAAGATGACCAAATCATCTTTGTAGATACACCAGGTATTCACGAAACAGAAAAACTTATAAATCAGTTTATGTTAGAAGAAGCCTTAAAAGCGATGGGTGATTGTGATTTAATTCTTTTCTTAGCCCCAGTTACTGATAAATTAACACATTATGAAGACTTCTTAGTAAAAAATAAAAAGAATGTAAAACATGTTTTATTACTTACTAAAATCGATAATGTAAGTAATGAAGAAGTTTTAGCAAAAATGAAAGAATATGAAAAGTTCTCAGATAGATATGAATCTGTTATTCCAGTTTCTATTAAAAAAGCTACAACTCATGCTAATATTTTAGACAGTGTAGTTAAACATTTACCAGAACATCCATATTTATTTGATCCTGAGATCATGACTACTGAACACTTAAGAGATATCTTTAAAGAGTTTATTAGAGAATCAATTTTTGATAATATTTCAGATGAAATTCCTTATGAAACAGATGTTTTAGTAAATAAAGTAGAAGAAAAACCAGGGGTTGATGTAATCAAAGCAACTATCATTGTTCAAAAAAGTACTCAGAAGGGTATGATTATTGGAAAAAATGCTAGTGCAATTAAAAGAATTGGTAAAGATGCTAGATTAAAAATCGAAAAATTAACAGGTAGAAAATGTTACCTAGAATTATTCGTTTCAATCAAAAAAGGTTGGACAAAAAATAAGCAAGGTCTTAAAGATCTTGGTTATGATATCGAATTATAG
- a CDS encoding methyl-accepting chemotaxis protein has translation MFGSVSNAQLEIINAYFKQFVELVQYRKNKFEYVESTGNAKVDRMFNEWNQLIQSTEDQIKVDMKVLGETVLNLDKVEQGTYNCRIKSNTTNPMIHTLKGTINQMLNSVENDMTDLKNVVNSYAHDDFTSQVNVNPKLKDTMLEVVTSVNSLGNSLASSAKSNFENGQSLENNASIMKNSMHNLAAKANEQAASLEETSAAVEEITSITRNNAQNATKMATLGQTVKSAVTNGQDLASKTAESMEEINTKVSSINEAITVIDQIAFQTNILSLNAAVEAATAGEAGKGFAVVAQEVRNLASRSAEAAKEIKDLVEDANTKANEGKNISDEMIKGYETLNTHISETIGIIEDVSSSSREQMTGIEQINDAITMLDRVTQENASEANQTTNISNEVSEMANQLVTDAQNKKF, from the coding sequence ATGTTTGGATCAGTATCAAATGCTCAGTTAGAAATAATTAATGCATACTTTAAGCAATTTGTTGAACTTGTACAATACAGAAAAAATAAGTTTGAATATGTCGAATCAACTGGAAATGCAAAAGTTGACAGAATGTTTAATGAGTGGAATCAATTAATACAATCTACAGAAGATCAAATAAAAGTTGATATGAAAGTATTAGGTGAGACTGTATTAAACCTAGACAAAGTTGAACAAGGTACATACAATTGTAGAATTAAAAGTAATACAACTAACCCAATGATTCACACTCTAAAAGGTACAATTAATCAAATGCTTAATTCAGTAGAAAATGATATGACTGATTTAAAAAATGTTGTTAATTCTTATGCCCATGATGATTTTACTTCACAAGTTAACGTAAACCCAAAACTAAAAGATACTATGTTAGAAGTAGTTACAAGTGTAAATTCACTTGGTAATTCACTAGCAAGCTCTGCTAAATCTAATTTTGAAAATGGTCAAAGTTTAGAAAACAATGCTTCTATTATGAAAAACTCAATGCATAACCTTGCAGCAAAAGCTAATGAACAAGCAGCATCACTTGAAGAGACTTCAGCTGCAGTTGAAGAGATTACTTCAATTACTAGAAATAATGCTCAAAATGCAACAAAAATGGCAACTTTAGGTCAAACAGTTAAATCAGCAGTTACAAATGGTCAAGATTTAGCTTCTAAAACAGCTGAGTCTATGGAAGAAATTAATACAAAAGTTTCTTCTATTAATGAAGCAATTACTGTTATTGATCAAATTGCATTCCAAACAAATATTCTATCATTAAATGCAGCAGTTGAAGCAGCAACAGCAGGTGAAGCTGGAAAAGGTTTCGCAGTAGTTGCACAAGAAGTACGAAACTTAGCATCAAGATCAGCGGAAGCGGCTAAAGAGATTAAAGACTTAGTTGAAGATGCAAATACAAAAGCTAATGAAGGTAAAAACATTTCAGATGAAATGATTAAAGGTTATGAAACTTTAAATACTCATATCTCTGAAACAATTGGAATCATTGAAGATGTAAGTTCTTCATCAAGAGAACAAATGACTGGTATTGAACAAATCAATGATGCAATTACTATGCTTGATAGAGTTACTCAAGAAAATGCAAGTGAAGCAAACCAAACAACTAATATTTCAAATGAAGTATCTGAAATGGCTAACCAATTAGTTACAGATGCACAAAATAAGAAATTCTAA